From Mannheimia pernigra, one genomic window encodes:
- the allB gene encoding allantoinase AllB gives MYDLIIKNGQLVTPDRIYFATIAVKEGKFAGFLAPEVEVQAKEVVDAKGNLVYPGIIDCHAHLNEPGFDYREDFETGSRAAVAAGCTTLIDMPLNNDPSLINKDVFKLKHDNVSKHSFIDFALWGGIVGDYDDSPNSIKSNSADLVELEACGVAAFKGFTCPNGDLFPTVNLGNVRKALEILKPFNALSGFHCEEYGQVKERVKEAKAKTGLTNQEKIREFLDAHDVWVEYVATKNIIDMSRATGGRVHICHVTHPMVAQLVKDAIYEGLPVSGETCPHYLGFTEDFVFEKGGPAKCTPPLRKKEDMEKLWDYVIDGTLSCVGSDHSPAADEEKNNETHDIWEAWGGLNGIQFFLPMMFDMVVHQRKLSPSLIAKVMGVNPAKLFGLYGRKGAFEIGFDADIVIVDPEKPWKVEQEKLFTKGHVTCFNGLEGKGAATHTFIRGRLVAENGMYKQDAMGYGEFIRPVKR, from the coding sequence ATGTATGATTTAATTATTAAAAACGGTCAGTTAGTTACGCCTGATAGAATTTATTTTGCAACTATTGCGGTAAAGGAAGGCAAATTTGCTGGTTTTTTAGCACCAGAGGTCGAAGTTCAAGCAAAAGAAGTGGTTGATGCAAAAGGCAATTTGGTTTATCCAGGGATTATTGATTGCCACGCTCATCTAAACGAGCCAGGTTTTGATTACCGTGAAGACTTTGAAACAGGCTCCCGTGCTGCAGTGGCTGCAGGTTGTACAACCTTAATTGATATGCCACTTAATAATGATCCTTCTTTAATTAACAAAGACGTTTTTAAACTTAAACACGACAATGTGAGTAAGCATTCCTTTATTGATTTTGCTCTTTGGGGCGGAATTGTGGGTGATTATGATGATAGCCCGAACTCCATTAAAAGTAATTCCGCTGATCTTGTTGAGCTTGAAGCTTGTGGCGTAGCTGCTTTTAAAGGATTTACCTGCCCGAATGGGGATTTATTTCCAACGGTTAATTTAGGGAACGTACGTAAAGCGTTAGAAATCTTAAAGCCGTTTAATGCGTTATCGGGCTTTCACTGTGAAGAATATGGCCAAGTAAAAGAGCGTGTGAAAGAGGCGAAAGCGAAAACTGGCTTAACCAATCAAGAAAAAATCCGTGAATTTTTAGATGCTCACGATGTGTGGGTGGAATATGTGGCGACAAAAAATATTATTGATATGTCTCGAGCAACAGGTGGTCGTGTGCATATTTGCCACGTGACACACCCTATGGTGGCTCAGCTCGTTAAAGATGCCATTTATGAAGGTTTGCCAGTTTCCGGCGAAACTTGTCCACATTACTTAGGTTTTACCGAAGATTTTGTATTTGAAAAAGGGGGGCCTGCCAAATGTACGCCGCCGCTTCGTAAAAAAGAGGATATGGAAAAACTTTGGGATTATGTGATTGATGGTACGCTTTCTTGCGTGGGTAGCGATCACTCTCCAGCAGCCGATGAAGAAAAAAATAATGAAACTCACGATATTTGGGAGGCTTGGGGTGGTTTAAATGGTATTCAGTTTTTCCTGCCGATGATGTTTGATATGGTCGTGCATCAACGTAAACTCAGTCCAAGTTTAATTGCCAAAGTAATGGGTGTGAATCCAGCAAAACTATTTGGTTTATATGGTCGTAAAGGGGCGTTTGAAATTGGTTTTGATGCGGATATTGTGATTGTTGATCCAGAAAAACCGTGGAAAGTAGAACAAGAAAAACTCTTTACCAAGGGGCACGTTACCTGCTTCAACGGCTTAGAGGGCAAAGGTGCGGCAACGCATACTTTCATTCGTGGTCGTTTAGTTGCGGAAAACGGTATGTACAAACAAGATGCGATGGGCTATGGAGAGTTTATTCGCCCAGTCAAACGCTAG
- a CDS encoding DUF2877 domain-containing protein encodes MTEKEQTIHISLLKISQYAQLSIGCNCVATIHSIYNNTINLLINNQLFSLQPKESHLSPISLITTRAQFQQLRLQPHRTYPFHFNYQDCTTFCTKLTACTSSLTHQLSRYASLSKKILQQSDKKGLNLLFHKQNDDLILSAFKQYLIKAKHFYYMNDEENACNMLSKLIGLGIGLTPSGDDFLCGLLATLQHSNATQSHFYQRLSQQIKQNLTNTNLISSRFLECALQQQFSLPVLAFFKNINKQNAEIEQLSKLFENIGHSSGIDTLFGIYYGYILLLNENEYC; translated from the coding sequence ATGACTGAAAAAGAGCAAACAATACATATTTCCCTGTTAAAAATCAGCCAATATGCTCAACTGTCTATAGGTTGCAACTGTGTAGCAACCATTCATTCTATTTACAACAACACAATTAACCTATTGATAAATAATCAACTTTTCTCACTACAACCTAAAGAAAGCCATCTATCGCCAATTAGCTTAATCACAACACGCGCTCAATTTCAACAACTCAGATTACAACCTCATCGAACTTATCCGTTTCATTTTAATTATCAAGATTGTACAACTTTTTGTACAAAATTGACCGCTTGTACATCCTCTTTAACCCACCAACTGAGCCGTTATGCCTCACTATCTAAAAAAATCTTACAGCAGTCAGATAAAAAAGGATTGAATCTACTCTTTCACAAGCAAAATGATGACTTAATATTATCTGCTTTCAAGCAATATTTAATTAAAGCTAAACACTTTTATTATATGAATGATGAGGAAAACGCCTGTAATATGTTGAGTAAATTAATTGGCTTAGGAATAGGGCTTACACCAAGTGGCGATGATTTTCTCTGTGGTTTGCTTGCAACACTCCAACATTCTAATGCAACACAGTCCCATTTTTACCAAAGACTCTCTCAGCAAATTAAACAAAATTTGACTAACACCAATCTCATCAGTAGCCGATTTTTAGAATGTGCATTACAACAACAATTTTCTTTACCTGTGCTAGCTTTCTTTAAAAATATTAATAAACAAAATGCAGAGATAGAACAACTCAGTAAACTATTTGAAAATATCGGACATTCTTCAGGAATAGATACGCTTTTTGGTATTTATTATGGTTATATTCTGCTATTGAATGAAAACGAATATTGTTAA
- the xseA gene encoding exodeoxyribonuclease VII large subunit, with protein MSNILTVTQLNYSVRNLLEMELSQVWLTGEISNFSQPVSGHWYLTLKDDKAQVRAAMFKMKNVKVNFRPQNGMQVLVRASVTLYEPRGDYQLIIENMQPAGEGLLQQQFEQLKNKLAAQGLFAQEHKKYIPQCVKKVGIITSSTGAALQDILHILQRRDPSLLVVIYPTLVQGKEAAQDIVNMIKLANQRNECDVLIVGRGGGSLEDLWCFNEEEVAYAIYHSNIPIISAVGHETDVTIADFVADLRAPTPSAAAELVSRDQKELQRQLQHQLDKVSLAFDRCWTAKMAHFQQLHLRLNAQHPIKLIEIRQQKFDYMEYRLEQAVYKLLSEKIQQIKDLDLSLKNQHPKKQIERQSLRLAQIQQTLHWQITQQLSKKQQQWKTVTQCLERNPLPYQINQQQMLLAKFSQRLNYTIEKMILKENQYFQELCTKLDGLSPLKILTRGYSITQTEEGKMLVSSNDVKYGEMIITQLKTGKIRSQVVGFL; from the coding sequence ATGAGCAATATCTTAACTGTTACACAACTTAACTATTCTGTCCGAAATTTACTTGAAATGGAATTAAGCCAAGTTTGGCTAACAGGCGAAATTTCTAATTTTAGCCAGCCAGTATCTGGGCATTGGTATCTCACGCTAAAAGATGACAAGGCACAAGTTCGAGCGGCTATGTTTAAAATGAAAAATGTAAAAGTGAATTTTCGTCCGCAAAATGGTATGCAAGTTCTGGTTAGAGCAAGTGTCACACTCTATGAGCCAAGAGGTGATTACCAACTTATCATTGAAAATATGCAGCCAGCTGGAGAGGGTTTATTGCAACAGCAATTTGAACAGCTCAAAAACAAATTAGCAGCTCAAGGTCTATTTGCTCAAGAACATAAAAAGTACATTCCACAATGTGTAAAAAAAGTAGGGATAATTACTTCATCAACAGGTGCGGCATTGCAAGATATCCTACATATTTTACAACGCCGGGATCCGAGTTTGTTAGTCGTGATTTACCCTACCTTAGTGCAAGGTAAGGAAGCTGCTCAAGACATTGTAAATATGATTAAATTAGCAAATCAGCGTAATGAATGCGATGTGTTGATTGTTGGACGGGGCGGTGGTTCGTTAGAAGATTTATGGTGTTTTAATGAAGAAGAAGTGGCTTATGCGATTTATCATTCCAATATTCCAATTATTAGTGCGGTAGGACACGAAACTGATGTTACGATTGCCGATTTTGTTGCAGATTTAAGAGCGCCAACGCCTTCAGCAGCAGCGGAATTAGTTAGCCGTGATCAAAAAGAGCTACAACGCCAGCTACAGCATCAGCTTGATAAAGTAAGCTTAGCCTTTGACAGATGCTGGACTGCAAAAATGGCCCATTTCCAACAACTTCATCTACGTTTAAACGCTCAGCATCCAATTAAACTTATTGAAATACGACAACAAAAGTTTGATTATATGGAATACAGACTTGAGCAAGCGGTTTATAAATTACTTTCAGAGAAAATACAACAAATCAAAGATCTTGATTTGAGTTTGAAAAATCAACATCCCAAAAAGCAAATTGAGAGACAAAGCCTGCGATTAGCACAAATTCAACAAACACTTCACTGGCAGATAACACAGCAATTAAGTAAAAAACAGCAACAGTGGAAAACAGTCACTCAATGTTTGGAACGAAATCCACTACCTTATCAAATTAATCAGCAGCAAATGTTGTTGGCAAAATTTTCTCAACGCTTAAATTACACAATCGAAAAAATGATACTAAAAGAGAATCAGTATTTTCAGGAACTTTGTACAAAATTAGACGGACTAAGCCCATTAAAAATTCTAACCAGAGGTTACTCAATTACCCAAACAGAAGAGGGGAAAATGCTTGTTTCAAGCAATGATGTTAAGTATGGGGAAATGATCATCACACAACTAAAAACAGGAAAAATAAGAAGTCAAGTAGTGGGTTTTCTGTAG
- the mltA gene encoding murein transglycosylase A → MNWKAYKKSIIATSVAIIATILVGCSSSVKKEQATTSYVDKAKFGAKYNGRQFISYGIHFQSGRLSLNASPVNQKDFLQQLSNVLTYSRLANTHALAYGKINRWISSGANINDLAKYGISTRLMRGEDGYQNVLMTGYYSPVIKARRMPQGQYQHPIYAMPINKRFSRAEIYAGALRGKGLELAYSDSMLDNFLLGVQGSGYIDFGDGHLNYLAYAGQNGFKYASVGRLLVEDGEIAKEKMSVQAIREWGTRNPSRVQGLLERNPSYVFFQNDPNGKVKGSAGVPLVPLASVASDRSIVPTGSVLLVEMPLIDNNGNWTGKHEMRLMVALDVGGAVKGHHFDLYQGVGDKAGHVAGLMKHYGRVWVLN, encoded by the coding sequence ATGAATTGGAAAGCATATAAAAAATCAATCATTGCTACTAGCGTTGCGATTATAGCAACAATTTTAGTGGGCTGTTCGTCTTCAGTCAAAAAAGAGCAAGCCACCACTTCGTACGTCGATAAAGCAAAATTTGGTGCAAAATATAATGGTCGCCAATTTATCTCTTATGGCATACATTTTCAAAGTGGTCGTTTAAGTTTAAATGCCTCTCCAGTTAATCAGAAAGATTTTTTACAGCAGCTCTCCAATGTTTTAACTTATAGTCGCCTAGCGAATACTCACGCTTTGGCGTATGGCAAGATTAATCGCTGGATTTCATCAGGTGCAAATATTAATGATCTTGCTAAATATGGCATCAGCACCCGTTTAATGCGGGGCGAAGACGGTTATCAGAATGTTTTAATGACGGGCTATTACTCCCCTGTGATTAAAGCTCGTCGTATGCCTCAAGGGCAATATCAGCACCCAATTTATGCAATGCCAATAAACAAACGCTTTTCTCGTGCGGAAATTTATGCTGGTGCATTACGGGGGAAAGGTTTGGAATTAGCTTATAGTGATTCAATGTTAGACAATTTCTTATTAGGCGTGCAAGGTAGTGGTTATATTGATTTTGGCGATGGTCATTTGAATTACCTTGCTTATGCAGGACAAAATGGCTTTAAATATGCCAGCGTTGGACGTTTATTAGTTGAAGATGGTGAAATTGCAAAAGAAAAGATGTCAGTTCAAGCTATTCGTGAATGGGGAACTCGCAATCCTAGTCGTGTTCAAGGCTTGTTAGAACGTAACCCATCTTATGTTTTTTTCCAAAACGATCCTAATGGTAAAGTAAAAGGCTCAGCAGGCGTGCCGTTAGTACCGCTAGCTTCTGTAGCATCCGATCGCAGCATCGTGCCTACTGGCAGTGTATTATTGGTAGAAATGCCACTTATTGATAATAATGGTAATTGGACTGGTAAACATGAAATGCGTTTAATGGTTGCACTTGATGTAGGCGGTGCGGTAAAAGGACATCACTTCGATCTATATCAAGGTGTGGGTGATAAAGCAGGACACGTTGCAGGCTTAATGAAGCACTATGGTCGTGTTTGGGTGTTAAATTAA
- the purF gene encoding amidophosphoribosyltransferase — MCGIVGIIGHSPVNQAIYDGLTLLQHRGQDAAGIVTIDDESRFRLRKANGLVSDVFRQEHMLRLQGNVGIGHVRYPTAGSSSVSEAQPFYVNSPFGITLVHNGNLTNNAQLKERLFNEARRHVNTNSDSESLLNIFAYFLDLYPNKHLTSANIFETVRKTNDSIRGAYACIAMIIGHGMVAFRDPFGIRPLVLGKREVEGKTEYMFASESVALDVVGFEFVRDVLPGEAIYITFEGELHSQICADSPKLNPCIFEYVYFARPDSVIDGVSVYAARVHMGELLGEKIKREWGRIVDDIDVVIPIPETSNDIAVRIANVLYKPYRQGFVKNRYVARTFIMPGQAQRKSSVRRKLNAIASEFKGKSVLLVDDSIVRGTTSEQIVEMARAAGAKRVYFASAAPEIRYPNVYGIDMPTCEELVAYDRSVEDVAEMIGVDKLIFQDLTALYKSIQIENPSIRNFDDSVFTGEYITGDIDKGYLDAIANARNDKAKTNAAKQATNLEIHNES, encoded by the coding sequence ATGTGTGGCATTGTCGGTATTATTGGGCATTCTCCTGTTAATCAGGCGATTTATGATGGTTTGACATTACTACAACACCGAGGACAAGATGCCGCAGGTATCGTCACCATAGACGATGAAAGCCGTTTTCGCTTACGTAAAGCAAATGGTTTGGTAAGCGATGTTTTCCGGCAAGAACATATGTTACGTTTGCAAGGAAATGTAGGTATTGGTCACGTGCGTTATCCTACAGCAGGGAGTTCTAGTGTCTCAGAAGCTCAACCTTTCTATGTAAACTCGCCTTTTGGTATTACACTTGTGCATAATGGTAATTTAACTAATAATGCACAATTAAAAGAGCGTTTATTTAATGAGGCTCGCCGCCACGTTAACACCAATTCAGATTCAGAATCGCTACTCAATATTTTTGCCTATTTTTTAGATCTTTATCCAAACAAGCATTTAACATCAGCGAATATTTTTGAAACAGTACGAAAAACAAATGACAGTATTCGGGGTGCTTATGCGTGTATTGCGATGATTATCGGGCACGGTATGGTGGCATTTCGTGATCCTTTTGGTATTCGTCCGCTAGTACTTGGTAAGCGTGAAGTAGAAGGCAAAACCGAATATATGTTTGCCTCAGAAAGTGTAGCACTGGATGTTGTAGGCTTTGAATTTGTGCGAGATGTGTTACCAGGCGAAGCAATTTATATTACCTTTGAGGGTGAACTACATTCTCAAATCTGTGCAGATAGCCCAAAACTTAATCCTTGTATTTTTGAGTATGTTTACTTTGCTCGTCCTGATTCCGTGATTGATGGTGTTTCTGTCTATGCAGCCCGTGTGCATATGGGAGAATTACTCGGTGAAAAAATAAAACGAGAATGGGGGCGTATTGTAGATGATATTGATGTGGTTATTCCGATTCCAGAAACTTCCAATGATATCGCAGTGCGTATTGCAAATGTACTTTATAAACCATATAGACAAGGTTTTGTGAAAAATCGCTATGTGGCTCGTACCTTTATTATGCCAGGTCAAGCTCAACGTAAAAGTTCAGTTCGCCGCAAGCTAAATGCGATTGCCTCAGAGTTTAAAGGTAAAAGTGTATTATTAGTTGATGACTCTATTGTTCGAGGCACTACCTCAGAGCAAATTGTCGAAATGGCAAGAGCGGCAGGGGCAAAAAGAGTTTATTTTGCCTCTGCCGCACCAGAAATTCGTTATCCGAATGTTTATGGGATTGATATGCCAACTTGTGAAGAGCTGGTAGCCTATGATCGTTCAGTGGAAGACGTTGCTGAAATGATTGGTGTAGATAAGCTGATTTTCCAAGATTTAACAGCACTTTATAAATCAATTCAAATAGAAAATCCCTCTATTCGCAACTTTGATGACTCCGTCTTTACTGGCGAATATATCACAGGTGATATTGATAAAGGCTATTTAGATGCAATTGCTAACGCTCGTAATGATAAAGCAAAGACAAATGCGGCAAAGCAAGCCACAAATCTAGAAATTCATAACGAAAGCTAA
- a CDS encoding CvpA family protein, with the protein MVDLVIIGIITFSVLVSLWRGFTNEALSLLGWVIAFFVASSFYPYLSGYLTQINSVYLQNSEFLRNGLAAVILFILTLIVCGVINGLLGRVIDLSGLSITDRILGGAFGALRGILIVSAVLFFLDTFTQSSQTDLWKSSLLIPHFDFIVKWFFEQLQTNSTFLNSTK; encoded by the coding sequence ATGGTTGATTTAGTTATTATCGGAATTATTACTTTTTCTGTACTCGTAAGTTTATGGCGAGGGTTTACTAATGAAGCGTTATCACTACTTGGTTGGGTAATTGCTTTTTTTGTGGCAAGTTCGTTTTATCCTTATTTGAGCGGTTATTTAACACAAATAAATTCAGTTTACCTACAAAACTCAGAATTTTTACGCAATGGGTTAGCCGCAGTTATTTTATTCATTTTAACTTTAATTGTGTGTGGCGTAATTAACGGTTTGTTAGGCAGAGTAATTGATTTAAGTGGTTTGTCTATTACTGATCGCATTTTAGGGGGAGCTTTTGGGGCATTGCGTGGCATTTTAATCGTTTCCGCCGTTTTATTCTTTTTAGATACTTTCACACAATCAAGTCAGACGGATTTATGGAAATCATCATTATTGATTCCGCACTTTGACTTTATTGTGAAATGGTTCTTTGAACAGTTACAAACAAATTCTACTTTTCTAAACTCGACTAAATAA
- the rnhA gene encoding ribonuclease HI has translation MKLVEIFTDGSCLGNPGKGGLGILLRYNGYEKTVSKGYFQTTNNRMELRAVIDALSMLKEPCKVKLSSDSQYMKNGIQKWIFNWKKNDWKTSDKKPVKNKDLWIALDNEIHRHQIEWAWVKGHSGHRENEICDELAKNGANNPTLEDVGYVVE, from the coding sequence ATGAAATTAGTTGAAATATTTACAGACGGTTCTTGTTTAGGCAACCCAGGTAAAGGCGGACTTGGCATTTTACTTCGCTATAACGGATATGAAAAAACGGTTAGCAAAGGTTATTTTCAAACCACTAATAATCGTATGGAATTACGTGCGGTAATTGATGCATTATCTATGTTGAAAGAACCTTGCAAGGTAAAACTTAGCAGCGACAGCCAATATATGAAAAACGGTATCCAAAAATGGATTTTTAATTGGAAGAAAAATGATTGGAAAACAAGCGATAAGAAACCTGTTAAAAATAAAGATTTATGGATAGCCTTAGATAACGAGATTCACCGTCATCAAATTGAGTGGGCGTGGGTTAAAGGGCATTCGGGGCACCGTGAAAATGAAATTTGTGATGAACTGGCAAAAAATGGGGCAAATAACCCGACTTTAGAGGATGTTGGCTATGTTGTAGAATAG
- the argG gene encoding argininosuccinate synthase: protein MSATILEALPLGQKVGIAFSGGLDTSAALLWMRKKGAVPYAYTANLGQPDEDDYNAIPKKAIEYGAENARLIDCRQQLAHEGIAAIQCGAFHISTGGIPYFNTTPLGRAVTGTMLVAAMKEDNVNIWGDGSTFKGNDIERFYRYGLLTNPKLKIYKPWLDQLFIDELGGRLEMSTFLIENGFDYKMSVEKAYSTDSNMLGATHEAKDLEELSTGMKIVKPIMGVAFWDESVEIKAETVSVTFEEGVPVALNGKRIDDAVELIMEANRIGGRHGLGMSDQIENRIIEAKSRGIYEAPGMALLHIAYERLVTGIHNEDTIEQYRINGLRLGRLLYQGRWFDPQALMLRETAQRWVAKAITGTVTLELRRGNDFTILNTESPNLTYESERLSMEKVEDAPFTPADRIGQLTMRNLDIVDTRGKLAVYTDAGLLAANNSVIPQLGKK, encoded by the coding sequence ATGTCAGCAACAATTTTAGAAGCTTTACCTTTAGGGCAGAAGGTTGGTATTGCCTTTTCAGGCGGTTTAGATACCTCAGCAGCATTACTTTGGATGCGTAAAAAAGGCGCCGTACCTTATGCGTATACCGCAAATTTAGGTCAGCCAGATGAAGATGATTACAACGCAATTCCGAAAAAAGCCATCGAATATGGTGCAGAAAATGCACGTTTAATTGATTGTCGCCAACAATTAGCCCACGAAGGCATTGCAGCAATCCAATGTGGTGCTTTCCATATTTCAACAGGCGGTATTCCTTATTTCAACACCACGCCTCTTGGTCGTGCGGTAACTGGTACGATGCTTGTTGCTGCGATGAAAGAAGATAATGTAAATATCTGGGGTGATGGCTCAACGTTTAAAGGCAATGATATTGAGCGTTTCTATCGCTATGGTTTACTCACTAACCCAAAATTAAAAATCTATAAACCGTGGTTAGATCAACTCTTTATTGATGAGCTTGGTGGTCGTTTAGAAATGTCAACATTCTTAATTGAAAATGGCTTTGACTACAAAATGTCAGTTGAAAAAGCGTATTCCACTGACTCAAATATGCTAGGCGCAACCCACGAAGCGAAAGATTTAGAAGAGTTAAGCACAGGAATGAAGATTGTAAAGCCAATTATGGGCGTTGCTTTCTGGGACGAATCTGTTGAGATTAAAGCTGAAACGGTTTCTGTGACTTTTGAAGAAGGCGTGCCAGTTGCATTAAATGGTAAACGCATTGATGATGCGGTTGAATTAATTATGGAAGCGAACCGCATTGGTGGACGTCACGGTTTAGGAATGTCAGACCAAATCGAAAACCGTATTATCGAAGCAAAATCACGTGGTATTTACGAAGCACCGGGAATGGCGTTATTACATATCGCTTATGAGCGTTTGGTAACGGGTATTCACAATGAAGACACTATCGAACAATATCGTATCAACGGTTTACGTTTAGGTCGTTTATTATATCAAGGGCGTTGGTTTGATCCGCAAGCATTAATGCTGCGTGAAACGGCTCAACGCTGGGTGGCAAAAGCAATTACTGGAACCGTAACGCTTGAATTACGTCGTGGTAATGACTTCACCATTCTTAACACAGAATCGCCAAACTTAACTTACGAATCAGAGCGTTTAAGTATGGAAAAAGTGGAAGATGCACCGTTTACACCAGCTGATCGAATTGGTCAATTAACAATGCGTAACTTAGACATTGTGGATACTCGTGGTAAATTAGCGGTTTACACCGATGCTGGTTTATTAGCTGCAAATAATAGTGTCATTCCTCAGCTTGGAAAAAAATAA
- a CDS encoding L,D-transpeptidase family protein, with amino-acid sequence MSKLIKIVLFIGGLIVAMVSICLLIQAKEISRMIPKQLLEGEIEAAPMVKNFESLPEGIEITRLVVLKGQRQMFAYNGDKLIKIYPISLGFNPIGHKQFEGDGKTPEGIYTINERNKNSSYHKNLGISYPNSQDKAFAEAQGKSAGGLIKIHGLRNGFGDIGRNHLLKDWTHGCIAVTNEEIDELFLSVIHRAEIEIKP; translated from the coding sequence ATGAGTAAATTAATTAAGATTGTGTTGTTTATAGGTGGGCTAATAGTTGCTATGGTATCAATCTGTTTATTAATACAGGCTAAGGAGATAAGTCGAATGATACCAAAACAATTACTTGAAGGTGAGATTGAGGCTGCACCAATGGTAAAAAATTTTGAATCTTTACCAGAAGGAATTGAAATTACTCGTTTGGTGGTACTCAAAGGACAACGTCAAATGTTTGCTTATAATGGGGATAAACTTATTAAAATTTATCCAATTTCTTTAGGTTTTAATCCAATAGGGCATAAACAATTTGAAGGCGATGGCAAAACCCCTGAGGGGATTTATACCATCAATGAACGAAACAAAAACAGCAGCTATCATAAAAATCTGGGTATTTCTTATCCTAACAGTCAAGACAAGGCATTCGCAGAGGCTCAAGGGAAATCAGCGGGCGGATTAATTAAAATTCACGGTTTACGCAATGGATTTGGCGATATCGGACGTAACCACTTACTGAAAGATTGGACACACGGTTGCATTGCTGTAACAAATGAGGAAATTGATGAGCTGTTTTTATCAGTTATACATCGGGCTGAAATTGAAATTAAGCCTTGA
- a CDS encoding DUF1287 domain-containing protein yields the protein MQNRLKFAYLSVFLFGSVLAYGNVLVENARKQIGVTVSYDPQYSKIDFPMGDVPATTGVCTDVVIRAYRLQGLDLQQAVNKDMKSAWEKYPKLWGLKNTDTNIDHRRVPNLETFFSRYGKTLSLTDINSFQAGDIVTWRLPKNLPHIGLVSDKKSADGTPLIIHNIGRGTVEEDILFKYKIVGHYRLPENIKFK from the coding sequence ATGCAAAACAGGTTAAAATTCGCATACTTATCGGTTTTTCTTTTCGGTTCTGTGTTGGCTTATGGGAATGTTTTGGTCGAAAATGCCAGAAAACAAATTGGCGTAACGGTGAGTTATGATCCTCAATATAGTAAAATTGATTTCCCGATGGGGGATGTGCCGGCAACAACCGGTGTTTGCACTGATGTGGTGATTCGGGCTTATCGTTTGCAAGGATTAGATTTGCAACAAGCGGTCAATAAAGATATGAAATCTGCGTGGGAGAAATACCCTAAGTTATGGGGCTTGAAAAATACGGATACAAATATCGATCATCGCCGTGTCCCTAATTTAGAAACTTTTTTCAGCCGTTATGGAAAAACATTATCATTAACCGATATCAATAGCTTCCAAGCAGGGGATATTGTAACTTGGCGGCTACCGAAGAATCTCCCACATATTGGTCTTGTCTCAGATAAAAAATCAGCTGATGGCACGCCGCTTATTATTCACAATATAGGCAGAGGTACAGTTGAAGAAGATATTTTATTTAAGTATAAAATAGTTGGGCACTATCGATTACCTGAAAACATTAAATTCAAATAG